From the Burkholderia ubonensis genome, one window contains:
- a CDS encoding lysozyme inhibitor LprI family protein, producing MNQDGTYGYEPGLSEDDIRAGKTAKPLVMMRYVGLRDGTYILLLIDEDNPNFSTRVACQAPCEFAKSQTMAGDMVVKTETIRVAPGSLLNGMVEDAVAGQLIPFGQRAPSQTVSQAPVGATSSSQVLQPPTTTTPATDAQHDSANGPVQQTSFDCSKAKSIPEFLICHDPDLAAADRDLADTYRQAKEAAVDKTAFNNRTRRQWNFREKNCRDKDCLMSWYAYQKRVLSKIAQTGDAAVQDN from the coding sequence ATCAATCAGGACGGGACTTATGGTTACGAGCCGGGCCTAAGCGAAGATGATATTCGTGCCGGAAAGACGGCCAAGCCTTTGGTCATGATGCGATACGTCGGCCTTCGCGACGGCACGTACATCCTGCTGTTGATCGACGAAGATAATCCGAATTTTTCGACGCGCGTCGCGTGTCAAGCGCCCTGTGAATTCGCAAAATCGCAGACTATGGCCGGAGATATGGTGGTAAAGACGGAAACCATACGTGTTGCGCCGGGATCCCTGTTGAATGGAATGGTGGAAGATGCCGTAGCCGGGCAACTGATTCCGTTCGGCCAGAGAGCGCCAAGTCAGACCGTGAGCCAAGCTCCGGTCGGTGCAACATCGTCATCGCAAGTGCTGCAACCACCGACCACGACCACACCCGCCACCGACGCTCAGCATGACTCTGCCAACGGCCCCGTCCAGCAAACGAGCTTCGACTGCAGCAAGGCGAAGTCGATTCCAGAGTTTCTGATCTGTCACGATCCGGATTTGGCGGCAGCTGACCGCGACCTCGCCGACACGTACCGTCAGGCCAAGGAGGCCGCGGTAGACAAAACGGCGTTCAATAATAGAACGAGGCGGCAATGGAACTTTCGAGAAAAAAATTGCCGCGATAAAGACTGCCTGATGTCCTGGTATGCATATCAGAAGCGCGTGCTATCCAAGATTGCCCAGACCGGTGACGCGGCCGTTCAAGACAACTAG
- a CDS encoding SOS response-associated peptidase, with translation MCTNYVAPGEDPGLSELRIDSFVDLYRRHPWKPEIYQDYDAPIVGYVDGQFKPLIAGFGFWPRTLQQANIEKAKEEGRKPPIMRSTMNVRDDNLGKSPLYGPAWRAGRRCLIPAKWIYEPNWETGKHVRYRIGLADWRPLCVAGIWRTLQRPDGTEHHTMAMITVNGDEHPVMKHMHKPGDEKRSVVILRPDDWEEWLTTSNVEAARAMLQLYPADDMNVEPVSDAVS, from the coding sequence ATGTGCACCAACTACGTGGCACCAGGCGAAGACCCCGGCTTGAGCGAGCTGCGGATCGACAGCTTCGTCGACCTCTATCGGCGGCACCCATGGAAGCCAGAGATCTACCAGGACTACGACGCCCCGATCGTCGGCTATGTCGACGGGCAGTTCAAGCCGCTGATCGCCGGTTTTGGCTTCTGGCCGCGCACTCTGCAGCAGGCCAACATCGAGAAAGCGAAGGAAGAGGGCCGGAAGCCGCCGATCATGCGCAGCACGATGAACGTGCGCGACGACAACCTCGGGAAGTCGCCGCTGTACGGGCCGGCGTGGCGCGCCGGCCGGCGCTGCCTGATTCCGGCGAAGTGGATCTACGAGCCGAACTGGGAGACGGGCAAGCACGTCCGGTATCGGATTGGCCTAGCCGACTGGCGGCCGCTGTGCGTTGCTGGTATCTGGCGCACGCTGCAGCGCCCAGATGGTACCGAGCACCACACCATGGCGATGATCACGGTCAACGGCGACGAGCATCCGGTCATGAAGCACATGCACAAGCCAGGCGACGAGAAGCGGTCGGTCGTGATCCTGCGCCCCGACGACTGGGAGGAGTGGCTGACCACGTCGAACGTCGAAGCCGCGCGCGCGATGTTGCAGCTTTATCCAGCCGACGATATGAATGTTGAGCCGGTTTCGGACGCCGTTTCTTGA
- a CDS encoding PAS domain-containing sensor histidine kinase: MVSAEERYRSLVDAIRDYAIFLLDPTGHVASWNAGAERIKGYRADEIIGQHFSVFYPSDAQQRGYPAEELARAVTLGRWEDEGWRIRRDGSRFWANVVITPLRDRDGMLVGFAKVTRDLTERRSNEERLRQSEERLRLLMDAVEDAVFMLDPDGHITSWNAGAKRLKGFEPAEIIGHHVSRFYPAEDIAARKPERELATAAAQGRVEDEGWRLRKDGSRFWANVVITAVYGPAGKLLGFAKVTRDMTERNRLKQLEYASELASRIETAREEEKKRISRELHDDLGQQLTALKMGLNRLVTQDDATPSAQAAQLADSMRAALDRAILSVRRLSAGLRPAILDDLGLLPALEWLVDDFRQRSGLRVLFHTERCDVRFTDAASTALFRIVQEALTNIARHAWNPTEVRIAFRCTESQCDLSIEDDGEPAPSTERPPAAVHSSGLAGIRDRVRRLGGTSVAEPLPSRGFGISLSVPRRSVTTD; this comes from the coding sequence ATGGTTTCAGCGGAGGAGCGCTACCGCTCGCTGGTCGACGCAATCCGCGACTATGCGATTTTTCTGCTGGACCCGACTGGCCATGTCGCCAGCTGGAACGCCGGCGCGGAGCGTATCAAAGGCTATCGCGCCGACGAAATCATCGGCCAGCACTTCTCGGTCTTTTACCCATCCGACGCGCAACAGCGCGGCTATCCGGCGGAAGAACTCGCTCGCGCCGTCACGCTCGGACGCTGGGAGGACGAAGGGTGGCGCATACGCCGCGATGGTTCGAGGTTCTGGGCCAACGTCGTCATTACGCCGCTGCGAGACCGCGACGGCATGCTGGTCGGCTTCGCGAAAGTCACGCGCGACCTGACCGAGCGCCGCAGCAATGAAGAGAGACTGCGTCAGAGCGAAGAGCGCTTGCGTTTGCTGATGGACGCGGTCGAGGATGCCGTTTTCATGCTCGACCCGGACGGTCACATCACCAGCTGGAACGCCGGTGCGAAGCGGCTCAAAGGTTTCGAACCGGCGGAGATCATCGGCCACCACGTGTCGCGTTTCTATCCGGCGGAAGACATCGCGGCGCGCAAGCCGGAGAGGGAACTGGCGACCGCGGCCGCACAGGGCCGGGTGGAGGACGAGGGCTGGCGGCTGCGCAAAGACGGATCGCGTTTCTGGGCCAACGTCGTGATTACGGCGGTCTACGGTCCGGCCGGCAAATTGCTGGGCTTCGCGAAAGTCACGCGCGACATGACCGAGCGTAATCGCCTGAAGCAACTGGAGTACGCAAGCGAACTCGCGTCGCGTATCGAGACGGCCCGCGAGGAAGAAAAGAAGCGGATCTCGCGAGAACTGCACGACGACCTCGGCCAACAACTGACGGCGCTGAAGATGGGCCTGAACAGGCTCGTGACGCAGGATGACGCGACGCCGAGTGCCCAAGCGGCCCAGCTCGCCGACAGCATGCGCGCCGCGCTCGACCGCGCGATCCTGTCGGTGCGGCGCTTGTCGGCCGGCTTGCGGCCGGCGATCCTGGACGATCTCGGCCTGCTTCCCGCGCTCGAGTGGCTGGTGGACGACTTTCGGCAACGCTCCGGCTTGCGGGTGCTGTTCCACACAGAGCGTTGCGATGTGAGATTCACGGACGCCGCGTCGACGGCGTTGTTCCGCATCGTCCAGGAGGCGCTCACGAACATTGCGCGGCACGCATGGAATCCGACCGAAGTCCGGATCGCATTCCGTTGCACGGAATCGCAATGCGACCTGTCGATCGAGGACGACGGCGAGCCGGCCCCGTCAACCGAGCGCCCGCCGGCTGCGGTTCACTCGTCGGGGCTCGCCGGCATTCGCGATCGCGTGCGACGGCTTGGCGGCACGAGCGTCGCGGAGCCTTTACCGTCGCGGGGCTTCGGCATCAGTCTGTCGGTCCCGCGCAGATCGGTCACGACCGACTGA
- a CDS encoding toll/interleukin-1 receptor domain-containing protein produces MKIFISWSGARSRAVAEVLDEWIRCVIQAARPWVSTQNIDRGAIWFNEIQTQLQDTSIGIVCLTQENKNKPWILFESGALAKGLSASRVCTFLIDLTPADVENPLAQFNHTIPEKESMWQLVRTLNGCLPVDQMLSHQVLERSFETYWPQFTQEFKKSLDENEPAFDVPERDEKDILSEILENTRSLTGRVNAIEESVKIRPSISALNKAIQADIKHLYVNSKGDIVAPDGKKYKWTDHEMEAFRAKTRQNAVDEINRQIFNKGKDNGQDDTDA; encoded by the coding sequence ATGAAAATATTTATCAGTTGGTCTGGTGCGCGCAGCAGGGCAGTTGCAGAGGTCTTGGACGAATGGATTAGATGCGTCATCCAAGCTGCTCGCCCTTGGGTATCCACCCAAAATATCGATCGCGGCGCGATTTGGTTTAACGAGATTCAAACGCAGCTCCAAGACACATCAATCGGTATTGTTTGTCTCACGCAAGAAAATAAAAACAAGCCGTGGATACTTTTCGAGTCCGGCGCCCTAGCAAAAGGGCTATCCGCAAGCCGGGTTTGCACTTTTTTAATAGACCTTACACCGGCAGACGTCGAAAATCCACTCGCACAATTCAATCACACGATCCCGGAAAAAGAAAGCATGTGGCAGCTGGTTCGCACCCTCAATGGTTGCCTTCCAGTTGACCAAATGCTATCTCATCAGGTACTCGAACGATCTTTTGAGACCTACTGGCCACAATTCACCCAAGAATTCAAAAAATCATTAGACGAAAACGAGCCTGCTTTTGACGTTCCCGAGCGAGACGAAAAGGATATCCTTTCTGAAATACTAGAAAATACCCGCTCACTCACCGGTCGAGTAAATGCAATCGAAGAATCCGTAAAAATAAGACCATCGATTTCTGCACTCAATAAGGCAATCCAAGCAGATATCAAACATTTATATGTTAATTCAAAAGGCGATATCGTGGCGCCCGACGGGAAAAAATACAAGTGGACCGACCATGAAATGGAAGCATTTCGCGCAAAAACCCGTCAAAATGCTGTAGACGAAATCAATAGACAGATTTTTAATAAAGGAAAAGATAACGGCCAAGATGATACCGACGCTTAG
- a CDS encoding plasmid fertility inhibition factor family protein has product MTLAQAQHDGVDVWIVPLPGHAAYAYTHLKRVFGSDDSRHRVVTIDLRRLLACADRDTTDYVLPSVQDWPPGKAAGIREFLDPDKARIPDMPFITFRETRPRTLLGIPSLSKTGVASFRNGQHRARYLAHAGATRVPVEVHETEADLLARYCGM; this is encoded by the coding sequence ATGACACTCGCTCAGGCACAACACGACGGCGTCGACGTCTGGATCGTTCCGTTGCCCGGACACGCCGCCTACGCCTATACGCACCTCAAGCGGGTATTCGGATCCGACGACTCGCGACATCGCGTCGTGACCATCGACCTGCGTCGGCTGCTCGCGTGCGCGGACCGCGACACGACCGATTACGTGCTGCCGTCCGTTCAGGACTGGCCGCCCGGCAAGGCGGCCGGCATTCGCGAATTTCTCGACCCGGACAAGGCGCGGATTCCGGACATGCCGTTCATCACGTTCCGCGAGACGCGGCCGCGGACGCTGCTCGGCATCCCGAGTCTGTCGAAGACCGGCGTTGCGTCGTTCCGGAACGGGCAGCATCGCGCGCGCTATCTGGCGCACGCGGGCGCGACGCGCGTGCCGGTGGAGGTGCATGAGACGGAAGCGGATTTGCTCGCGCGCTATTGCGGTATGTGA